In a single window of the Mercenaria mercenaria strain notata unplaced genomic scaffold, MADL_Memer_1 contig_1855, whole genome shotgun sequence genome:
- the LOC128551944 gene encoding uncharacterized protein LOC128551944, with translation MDYPCIVCSSEVRPRQHAVACDKCAKWQHRTCNTGITAAAYRQAVRQGDDIPSICKMCVSQSPQLSVSDESENELEPTILERSVRQVSSVNIFRSAQTIAEQILRENVGPDNAVIPKKKLLKRVANRTRATHRPEEPKTLDFEVNLEYLQCDDFLVDDITFEGQRHFVFSTPYQLELLRNGVEIKGCAFHWSQAVWRRVVDVGLAETYQRWHHRLNSKAGNMGLQFYRLVPLLQTEADDVKMAIRAGDLGRNMEGRSKTLEKSLSSIWDQYEEGNITTSKFLKRCGELYGVRV, from the exons ATGGATTATCCGTGCATTGTGTGTAGTTCAGAAGTGAGGCCACGCCAGCATGCCGTAGCCTGTGATAAATGTGCGAAGTGGCAACATAGAACATGTAATACAG GTATTACAGCCGCCGCATATAGACAAGCTGTCCGCCAAGGCGACGACATTCCTTCTATATGCAAGATGTGTGTCAGTCAGTCTCCGCAACTGTCTGTGTCCGACGAGTCCGAAAATGAATTGGAACCCACGATTCTTGAGCGCAGC GTCCGCCAGGTGTCCTCCGTGAACATCTTTCGTTCAGCGCAGACGATAGCCGAACAGATTCTTCGGGAGAACGTTGGTCCAGACAACGCCGTCATTCCTAAGAAGAAATTACTTAAACGAGTCGCCAATCGCACACGTGCGACACATCGCCCAGAAGAGCCAAAGACGCTCGACTTTGAG GTTAACCTAGAGTACCTGCAGTGTGACGATTTCCTTGTGGACGACATTACATTTGAGGGGCAGCGTCACTTCGTGTTTTCTACGCCTTACCAGCTGGAGTTACTACGCAATGGTGTGGAGATCAAGGGATGTGCTTTCCATTGGTCCCAAGCGGTTTGGCGTCGGGTCGTTGATGTCGGTCTGGCCGAAACATACCAGC GCTGGCATCACCGTCTAAACAGTAAAGCGGGGAACATGGGGCTGCAATTCTACAGACTGGTGCCGCTACTACAAACCGAGGCAGACGATGTGAAAATGGCGATCCGCGCAGGTGATCTGGGAAGAAACATGGAAGGACGGTCCAAGACGTTGGAGAAAAGTCTAAGCTCCATCTGGGACCAATATGAAGAGGGCAACATCACAACATCTAAATTCCTCAAAAGATGTGGCGAGCTCTACGGAGTCAGAGTGTAA